One genomic segment of Bacteroidales bacterium includes these proteins:
- a CDS encoding cation transporter — MKKVKFYLFISLTVMFVANSFSQEVSKNSKNDIAVAKFECSVKCNNCKQKIMDNIPYEQGVKNVKVNLETKIVVIEYKKSKNTAENLEKALQKLDFETKNLNETDTIKKHNNCIHHVKNKPCNAPKH; from the coding sequence ATGAAAAAAGTAAAATTTTATTTGTTTATTAGCCTGACAGTTATGTTTGTTGCTAATTCTTTTAGTCAGGAAGTGTCAAAAAACAGTAAAAATGATATTGCTGTTGCCAAATTTGAATGTTCAGTAAAATGCAATAATTGCAAACAAAAAATTATGGACAATATTCCTTACGAACAAGGCGTAAAAAATGTAAAAGTAAATTTAGAAACCAAAATAGTTGTAATAGAGTATAAGAAAAGTAAAAATACAGCTGAAAATTTAGAAAAAGCACTTCAAAAGCTTGATTTTGAAACAAAAAATTTGAATGAAACAGATACTATTAAAAAACACAACAATTGCATTCATCATGTAAAAAATAAGCCATGCAATGCGCCTAAACATTAA